A genomic segment from Barrientosiimonas humi encodes:
- a CDS encoding AMP-binding protein, whose amino-acid sequence MTGTLLPSPRAAATSVLAGATAVGDAPALVVGDRAVTHAQLRELVDRAAARLPDAADGRCLVQVFPRPDLDALVAYLATLHAGHVALVAAPGPAAAPILTRYRPDLAFLGDTVEVLGEEPWTGPRHLLHPDLALLLSTSGSTGSPKLVRLSHDNLRANADAIAQALSLTAADRAITSLPLTYCYGLSVLHSHLRAGASVVLHRGSVHEPGFWEAVDRHGVTTLAVVPHSARLALAGGLADPHPSLRLVTQAGGRLEPGAVLDLADLGTRRGWDLAVMYGQTEATARIAVLPPAEVAAAPDAVGRAVPGTGVRLDRSVPQATGDVGELVVTGPGVMLGYAEHPDDLAVGRMQHELRTGDLATVDADGLVRMVGRRSGFVKVMGHRIDVAQVENALQATGFETCVTGGDAQLRVLVEPPTVGGDRSSAARGRHDAAATARRLRALVAELTGLGPAAVAVAVAPLARRDNGKVDRPGCDALVRAALETEGADPAPERPGDGPPLEVQVAGTVARVLGLDPESVDTARSFVELGGDSLSHVQAATRLAELLGELPRDWHHRSLRDLAAGGGEQGRTPLETSVVLRAVAALIILGTHADLFWIVGGAHVLLVVAGYNAGRFSLSGVDPVRRALASARTGLGILVPAAVVALVGLVTTGRYGWANVGAVNWIAGDVTYGSRNELWFVDALLASVAIMVAALSLPPVSRAYARDPWRVSVAVAAIALVPRFVILAVADGTIRGIAPTVFWLFATGVALAHAGTARRRRITLALATIGIVTFFDDPIRNATVLAGIVLLALVPAVRLPRRLASAAGTVGAASLYLYLVQFQVFDLVPDVGGRLPSAALRVAAALVVGCLVWRLADPLVRRLQQLIPLPVERNHRASSHSPVRPAGRGRHLPPAGSLRR is encoded by the coding sequence ATGACAGGGACCCTACTGCCGTCGCCGCGCGCCGCGGCGACGTCGGTGCTCGCGGGGGCGACGGCCGTCGGTGACGCCCCCGCGCTGGTGGTCGGCGACCGTGCGGTGACCCATGCGCAGCTGCGCGAGCTGGTCGACCGGGCGGCGGCGCGCCTGCCCGACGCCGCCGACGGGCGCTGCCTGGTGCAGGTCTTTCCGCGCCCCGACCTCGACGCGCTCGTCGCCTATCTCGCGACGCTGCACGCGGGCCACGTCGCGCTGGTCGCCGCGCCCGGGCCTGCGGCCGCGCCGATCCTGACCCGATACCGCCCCGACCTCGCCTTCCTCGGCGACACGGTCGAGGTGCTGGGCGAGGAGCCGTGGACGGGTCCGCGCCACCTGCTGCACCCCGACCTGGCCCTGCTGCTCAGCACCTCCGGCAGCACCGGCTCGCCCAAGCTGGTGCGCCTCTCGCACGACAACCTGCGCGCCAACGCCGACGCCATCGCCCAGGCGCTGTCGCTCACCGCGGCCGACCGGGCGATCACGTCGCTGCCGCTGACCTACTGCTACGGCCTGTCGGTGCTGCACTCCCACCTGCGCGCCGGCGCCTCGGTGGTGCTGCACCGCGGCTCGGTGCACGAGCCCGGCTTCTGGGAGGCCGTCGACCGGCATGGCGTGACCACGCTCGCCGTCGTCCCGCACTCTGCGCGGCTCGCGCTCGCGGGTGGCCTGGCCGACCCGCACCCGTCGCTGCGCCTGGTGACCCAGGCCGGTGGCCGCCTCGAGCCTGGGGCGGTGCTCGACCTGGCCGACCTCGGCACGCGCCGCGGCTGGGACCTCGCGGTGATGTACGGCCAGACCGAGGCCACCGCCCGCATCGCCGTGCTCCCGCCGGCGGAGGTGGCCGCCGCCCCCGATGCCGTCGGGCGCGCGGTGCCGGGCACGGGCGTACGCCTGGACCGGTCGGTCCCGCAGGCCACCGGTGACGTGGGCGAGCTGGTCGTCACCGGGCCGGGCGTGATGCTCGGCTATGCCGAGCACCCCGACGACCTCGCCGTCGGCCGCATGCAGCACGAGCTGCGCACCGGCGACCTCGCGACCGTCGATGCCGACGGGCTGGTGCGCATGGTCGGCCGGCGCAGCGGGTTCGTGAAGGTCATGGGCCACCGCATCGACGTCGCCCAGGTCGAGAACGCCCTGCAGGCAACGGGATTCGAGACCTGCGTGACCGGCGGCGACGCGCAGCTGCGGGTGCTAGTCGAGCCGCCGACCGTCGGCGGCGACCGGTCGAGCGCCGCACGTGGTCGCCACGACGCGGCCGCCACCGCCCGCCGGCTCCGGGCGCTCGTCGCGGAGCTCACCGGGCTCGGCCCCGCCGCGGTCGCGGTGGCCGTCGCTCCGCTGGCCCGTCGCGACAACGGCAAGGTCGACCGGCCCGGCTGCGACGCGCTGGTGCGAGCCGCGCTCGAGACCGAGGGCGCCGACCCCGCGCCGGAGCGCCCCGGCGACGGGCCCCCGCTCGAGGTGCAGGTGGCCGGCACGGTCGCCCGCGTGCTGGGTCTCGACCCCGAGTCCGTCGACACCGCAAGGTCTTTCGTCGAGCTGGGCGGCGACTCGCTCAGCCACGTGCAGGCCGCGACGCGCCTGGCCGAGCTGCTCGGCGAGCTGCCCCGCGACTGGCACCACCGGTCGCTGCGCGACCTCGCCGCGGGCGGCGGCGAGCAGGGCCGCACGCCGCTGGAGACCTCCGTCGTGCTGCGTGCGGTGGCCGCGCTGATCATCCTCGGCACCCACGCCGACCTGTTCTGGATCGTCGGCGGGGCGCACGTGCTGCTCGTCGTCGCCGGTTACAACGCCGGCCGGTTCAGCCTCTCCGGCGTCGACCCGGTGCGCCGTGCGCTCGCCTCGGCCCGCACCGGCCTCGGCATCCTGGTGCCCGCCGCGGTCGTCGCGCTGGTCGGCCTGGTGACCACCGGCCGCTACGGCTGGGCCAACGTCGGCGCGGTCAACTGGATCGCCGGCGACGTGACGTACGGCAGCCGCAACGAGCTCTGGTTCGTCGACGCGCTGCTCGCGTCGGTCGCGATCATGGTCGCCGCGCTGAGCCTGCCGCCGGTCTCCCGGGCGTACGCCCGCGACCCGTGGCGGGTCAGCGTCGCCGTCGCGGCGATCGCCCTGGTGCCGCGGTTCGTCATCCTCGCGGTCGCCGACGGCACCATCCGCGGCATCGCTCCGACCGTCTTCTGGCTGTTCGCGACCGGGGTCGCGCTGGCGCACGCCGGCACGGCCCGCCGACGCCGAATCACGTTGGCGCTGGCCACGATCGGGATCGTCACCTTCTTCGACGACCCGATCCGCAACGCCACCGTGCTCGCCGGCATCGTGCTGCTCGCCCTCGTCCCCGCCGTACGCCTGCCGCGCCGCCTCGCGTCCGCCGCCGGCACCGTGGGCGCGGCCTCGCTGTACCTCTACCTCGTGCAGTTCCAGGTGTTCGACCTGGTGCCCGACGTGGGCGGTCGGTTGCCGTCCGCGGCGCTGCGGGTCGCCGCCGCGCTCGTCGTCGGCTGCCTCGTCTGGCGCCTGGCGGACCCGCTCGTCCGCCGCCTCCAACAGCTGATCCCCCTTCCCGTCGAAAGGAACCACCGTGCGTCGTCGCACTCTCCTGTCCGGCCTGCTGGCCGTGGGCGTCACCTTCCCCCTGCTGGCAGCCTGCGGAGGTGA